One window of the Anopheles cruzii chromosome 2, idAnoCruzAS_RS32_06, whole genome shotgun sequence genome contains the following:
- the LOC128268550 gene encoding death-associated inhibitor of apoptosis 1-like: MMAQVQSLPSIDTVDNKQSTDELSYMTTPSSEYLNREEDRLRTFMNRWPIPFVQPEELARYGFYYTGSEDTVKCFFCRVEIGMWEQHDNVIEEHLRWSPYCPLLKKRQTNNEPINANFLSALPEPSYDVCGINMRQHSYAENAGDRMSGDSWVSDGSSTSSNSTGSSVGEASGTISTDRSGLVRSGADADGTILTAAAAPHGTMLMGAMRRPEYPNYAIEADRLKSFADWPTSMYQKPQQLSDAGFFYTGNGDRVKCYSCGGGLKDWEQGDEPWEQHGIWYSNCEYLKLIKGHEFIQKCQQMREDEEAQTNGGQHSRPSTSGASSAASSLMSTSPVSSRSGVSSPTAADDECTLRRCDSGLATATEDGQQEGEDETGTRNISDGKICKICFVNEYNTAFLPCGHVVACAKCASSVTKCPLCQQPFINVLRLYLS; this comes from the coding sequence atgatGGCACAAGTGCAATCGCTTCCGTCGATCGACACGGTGGACAATAAGCAAAGTACCGACGAGCTGTCGTACATGACGACGCCCAGCAGCGAGTACCTTAATCGCGAGGAAGACCGACTACGAACATTTATgaaccggtggccgatacCGTTTGTGCAGCCGGAGGAGTTGGCACGGTACGGGTTCTACTACACCGGTTCCGAGGACACGGTGAAGTGCTTTTTCTGTCGCGTCGAAATCGGTATGTGGGAGCAGCACGACAACGTGATCGAGGAGCACCTGCGCTGGTCACCGTACTGTCCGCTGCTGAAGAAGCGCCAAACCAACAATGAGCCGATCAATGCGAACTTCCTGTCGGCGCTACCGGAGCCCAGCTACGATGTGTGCGGCATCAACATGCGCCAGCACTCGTACGCCGAGAATGCGGGCGACCGCATGAGCGGCGACTCCTGGGTCAGCGATGgcagtagcaccagcagcaataGCACCGGCAGTAGTGTCGGCGAAGCGAGCGGAACGATCAGCACCGATCGGAGCGGACTGGTGCGCAGCggggccgatgccgatggcaCGATtctgacggcggccgccgccccgcACGGTACGATGCTGATGGGTGCGATGCGTCGGCCCGAGTATCCCAACTACGCGATCGAAGCCGATCGCCTCAAGTCGTTCGCGGACTGGCCCACGTCCATGTACCAGAAGCCCCAGCAGCTGAGCGATGCCGGCTTTTTCTACACCGGCAACGGTGACCGGGTGAAGTGCTACAGCTGCGGCGGAGGCCTCAAGGACTGGGAGCAGGGCGACGAACCGTGGGAACAGCACGGCATCTGGTACAGCAACTGTGAGTACCTGAAGCTGATCAAGGGCCACGAGTTCATCCAGAAGTGTCAGCAGATGCGGGAGGACGAGGAGGCACAAACGAACGGCGGCCAGCACTCGCGGCCGTCCACGTCCGGCGCCAGCTCGGCGGCGTCGTCCTTGATGAGCACCTCGCCCGTTTCGTCCCGCAGCGGAGTGAGCTCCCCGACGGCAGCGGACGATGAGTGCACGTTGCGTCGCTGCGATTCCGGTCTCGCCACGGCGACGGAAGACGGTCAGCAGGAGGGGGAGGACGAAACGGGAACCCGAAACATCTCCGACGGCAAGATCTGCAAGATCTGTTTCGTCAACGAATACAACACGGCATTTTTGCCCTGCGGCCATGTGGTCGCGTGTGCCAAGTGTGCATCGTCCGTCACCAAGTGTCCACTGTGTCAGCAACCGTTCATCAACGTGCTCAGGTTATACCTGTCCTAA
- the LOC128268551 gene encoding death-associated inhibitor of apoptosis 1-like, with amino-acid sequence MTGRLHEDLNREICRLGTFTSSWPVSFINPSELARYGFFYTGIADRVKCYFCEVEVGMWEEQDNVITEHLRWSPRCPLLRKRTTNNVPINPNFLDNVPDPDGDVCGSNMHRFNNSMTSVQHNNYTEDSQRSFQRLAHPSYAIEANRLSSFKSWPKSIHQKPQQLSDAGFFYTGFGDRVECFSCGGGLNDWEPEDEPWEQHAKHHSTCEYVKLVKGRDFVETCKRIASNTEPGTSSLRLPTEPTSHWTPSGDAECSPTLEGDRQDDEKVTKDEKLCKICLLNEYNTVFLPCGHVVACGKCAQAVTECPLCRDRYIDIRRVYLA; translated from the exons ATGACAGGGCG ATTACATGAGGACCTTAACAGGGAAATCTGTCGTTTGGGTACCTTTACATCATCGTGGCCAGTGAGCTTCATCAACCCTAGTGAGCTGGCCCGGTACGGATTCTTCTACACCGGCATCGCCGACAGGGTGAAGTGTTACTTCTGCGAAGTGGAAGTCGGTATGTGGGAAGAGCAAGATAACGTTATCACGGAGCACCTGCGATGGTCACCCCGTTGTCCACTGTTACGGAAACGTACGACCAACAACGTGCCGATCAATCCGAACTTCCTCGATAACGTACCGGACCCCGATGGCGACGTTTGTGGTAGTAACATGCACCGTTTCAACAATTCTATGACCTCGGTTCAACACAACAATTACACGGAGGACAGTCAACGATCATTTCAACGGCTGGCGCATCCTAGTTATGCGATCGAAGCCAATCGGCTGAGCTCGTTCAAAAGTTGGCCAAAATCGATACATCAAAAGCCACAGCAGCTGAGCGATGCCGGTTTTTTTTACACCGGCTTCGGTGACCGTGTTGAATGCTTTAGTTGCGGCGGAGGGCTCAATGATTGGGAGCCGGAGGATGAACCGTGGGAGCAGCATGCAAAACACCACAGCACCTGTGAGTACGTGAAACTGGTCAAGGGCCGTGATTTTGTGGAAACATGTAAAAGGATAGCCAGCAATACGGAACCAGGCACATCCAGCCTTAGGTTGCCAACCGAGCCGACGAGCCACTGGACACCTAGTGGGGATGCTGAATGCTCACCCACGTTGGAAGGCGACcggcaggatgatgaaaaagTGACTAAAGATGAAAAACTCTGCAAAATATGTTTGCTAAACGAGTACAATACGGTGTTTCTTCCCTGCGGCCATGTCGTGGCGTGTGGCAAATGTGCACAAGCAGTTACCGAGTGTCCGCTATGCAGGGATCGATACATCGACATACGAAGAGTGTATCTGGCTTAG
- the LOC128269391 gene encoding uncharacterized protein LOC128269391 has translation MCSVRRLVAIVAVSIAVATAVGQVSVADTCPVYLTVSALSRSMEDAPLVINWGPGCETPPEWIGLYTENPALSDAPPVAKVLVNGERSGQIVTEVKFGRHKLPGGWSHEQVLQRIPKRKTKPICFDLYLTSYDRDGQLQYFDCLKIQPTWMFTEGGLSNVTLKDLFLPGTHCSGCYQTRANVGNVFLKKIGFRQNLDIWAQLVFGVRYLDFSIGYYPSHNGTRNFWIMNEHFRVASLLPILQDIRRFVILSEETVFMDFRRFPLGFHNHPDQHATLLALLEQELGDLVYRRRSAADGLPVEQDIADDTLPDGESYNLTIGEMRREGKYILITYNHEASLNDSDIIWKPWKKHSSAFLKHTELAEFMQNLFSQKHPDSPKGIGWSLHGVQGLQGSYNEGDASFMMPNERATVVNPKLMHLLGGPWSLRANAVLLDYLPNTNLIDMAIHTNRYKTLRNAASEAVVLDIQ, from the exons ATGTGTTCGGTCCGGAGGTTGGTCGCGATCGTCGCCGTTAGCATagcagtggccaccgccgtcggccagGTGTCGGTCGCCGATACGTGCCCCGTGTATCTGACCGTGTCGGCTTTGTCGCGCAGTATGGAGGATGCGCCACTGGTGATCAACTGGGGCCCGGGGTGTGAGACGCCACCCGAGTGGATCGGGCTGTACACGGAGAATCCGGCCCTGTCGGATGCACCACCGGTGGCGAAGGTACTCGTGAACGGCGAGCGCAGCGGACAGATCGTGACCGAGGTGAAGTTTGGACGCCACAAGCTACCGGGCGGTTGGAGCCACGAGCAAGTCCTGCAGCGCATCCCGAAGCGCAAAACAAAGCCGATCTGTTTCGATCTGTACCTCACGAGCTACGACCGGGACGGGCAGCTGCAGTACTTTGACTGTCTCAAGATACAGCCGACGTGGATGTTCACCGAGGGTGGCCTTAGCAACGTCACGCTCAAGGACCTGTTCCTACCGGGCACGCACTGCTCCGGCTGCTACCAGACGCGCGCCAACGTGGGCAACGTGTTCCTGAAGAAGATCGGCTTCCGGCAGAACCTGGACATCTGGGCCCAGCTCGTGTTCGGCGTGCGGTACCTCGATTTCTCGATCGGTTACTACCCGTCCCACAATGGGACGCGCAACTTCTGGATCATGAACGAGCACTTCCGCGTGGCCTCGCTCTTGCCCATCCTGCAGGACATCCGCCGGTTTGTGATCCTCTCGGAGGAAACGGTGTTCATGGACTTCCGGCGCTTCCCGCTCGGGTTCCACAACCACCCGGACCAGCACGCGACGCTGCTGGCCCTGCTCGAGCAGGAGCTGGGCGATCTGGTGTACCGGCGGCggtccgccgccgacgggctACCGGTGGAGCAGGACATCGCCGACGACACGCTGCCGGACGGGGAATCGTACAATCTCACCATCGGCGAGATGCGGCGAGAGGGAAAGTACATACTCATCACCTACAATCATGAGGCCAGTCTGAATG ACTCGGACATCATCTGGAAACCGTGGAAAAAGCATTCCAGCGCGTTCCTGAAGCACACGGAGCTGGCCGAGTTCATGCAGAATCTCTTCTCGCAGAAGCATCCGGATTCACCCAAAGGCATCGGTTGGAGTCTGCACGGCGTCCAAGGACTTCAGGGTAGCTAC AACGAAGGTGACGCGTCCTTCATGATGCCAAACGAACGGGCCACCGTTGTCAACCCGAAGCTAATGCACCTGCTGGGGGGTCCGTGGAGTTTGCGTGCCAACGCCGTGCTGCTGGATTACCTCCCCAACACGAACCTAATCGATATGGCCATCCACACGAACCGGTACAAAACGCTACGGAATGCCGCGAGCGAAGCGGTAGTGCTCGACATCCAGTAA
- the LOC128269223 gene encoding putative alpha-L-fucosidase: protein MTFEWTFFVLALSAGCLAAERPDSGKYEPTWESLDSRPLPKWYDDAKVGIFIHWGVYAVPSYGTEWFWTNWQGSKTESYVKFMENNYKPGFTYQDFASDFTAELFNATEWAELFERSGARYVVLTSKHHEGYTLWPSKHSFSWNAVDVGPHRDIVGELAGAIRKNTGLTFGVYYSLFEWFNRLYISDRAHAFMKRDYVTGKVWPELQELVNTYHPEVLWSDGDWEAPDGYWQAKEFFTWLYNDSPVRDTIVTNDRWGMGTLCLHGDFHTCSDRYNPGVLQKHKWENALTIDRYSWGHRVNARLEDFLTSDELISEIVITVSCGGNVLINVGPSKAGTIDPIFAERLTDMGRWLKVNGAAIYKSRPWTHQNDSLTGSVWYTAASQPSTLDTSFTTVYAIVLEYPYKTNSVELGAFGNQVTKIVQITMLGFATQLKWKPSATGIVVEFPAKNEIDRLKLHHAWTLKIVVSSRWP, encoded by the exons ATGACTTTCGAATGGACGTTTTTCGTGTTGGCGCTGTCCGCCGGCTGCCTGGCGGCGGAGCGCCCGGATAGTGGTAAGTATGAACCGACCTGGGAGAGCCTGGACTCTCGGCCGCTACCGAAGTGGTACGACGATGCGAAGGTGGGCATCTTCATCCACTGGGGCGTGTACGCGGTGCCCAGCTACGGCACCGAGTGGTTCTGGACCAACTGGCAGGGCAGCAAAACCGAGAGCTACGTAAAGTTCATGGAGAACAACTACAAACCGGGCTTCACGTACCAGGACTTTGCGAGCGACTTCACGGCGGAGCTGTTCAACGCAACCGAGTGGGCCGAACTGTTCGAACGGTCCGGGGCACGGTATGTGGTGCTGACGAGCAAGCACCACGAGGGTTATACACTGTGGCCCTCAAAGCATTCGTTCAGCTGGAACGCGGTCGATGTGGGACCACATCGGGACATCGTCGGCGAGCTGGCCGGTGCGATCCGTAAGAACACGGGCCTAACGTTCGGCGTTTATTACTCGCTGTTTGAGTGGTTCAATCGGTTGTACATCAGCGATAGGGCGCACGCGTTCATGAAGCGCGACTACGTGACGGGGAAGGTGTGGCCCGAGCTCCAGGAGCTGGTCAACACGTACCACCCGGAGGTCCTGTGGAGCGATGGTGACTGGGAGGCGCCCGATGGGTACTGGCAGGCGAAGGAGTTCTTCACCTGGCTGTACAACGACAGCCCGGTCCGGGACACGATCGTGACGAACGATCGGTGGGGCATGGGAACGCTCTGCCTCCACGGTGACTTCCACACGTGCTCCGATCGCTACAACCCGGGCGTACTGCAGAAGCACAAGTGGGAGAACGCCCTGACGATCGACCGGTACAGCTGGGGCCACCGAGTGAACGCTCGGCTGGAGGACTTCCTCACGAGCGACGAGCTGATCTCCGAGATCGTCATCACGGTTAGCTGTGGCGGAAACGTGCTCATCAACGTTGGCCCATCGAAAGCCGGAACGATCGATCCGATCTTCGCCGAACGATTGACCGACATGGGGCG CTGGCTGAAGGTTAACGGTGCGGCCATCTACAAGAGTCGCCCCTGGACGCACCAGAACGATTCGCTCACCGGAAGCGTCTGGTATACGGCAGCGAGTCAACCGTCCACACTCGACACCAGCTTCACCACGGTGTACGCGATCGTGCTGGAGTATCCGTACAAAACGAACAGCGTGGAGCTCGGTGCCTTCGGCAACCAGGTCACGAAGATCGTGCAAATCACGATGCTCGGTTTCGCCACACAGCTTAAG TGGAaaccgtcggccaccggtaTCGTGGTGGAGTTTCCGGCGAAGAACGAGATCGACCGGCTCAAGCTGCACCACGCGTGGACACTGAAGATCGTCGTTTCGTCCCGGTGGCCGTAG
- the LOC128279052 gene encoding uncharacterized protein LOC128279052 yields the protein MNRKMVAQLRGVVKFLLVAGALLVDFGSAENPCSGGPPVDTKPAECCATPMLVDGTIMMDCYKQYSEQTKKQLQMDGIPRGCCIAECAMNATMMYADGMLKRDDLSKMFMDAVKDKPEWMAVVRDATNACFELAEKKKDEIEAGAKLEPAFEGEKICHPVSGTVLRCMGMMMFAQCPPTVFKESENCNKLREYGSMCPMI from the exons ATGAACCGTAAAATGGTGGCCCAACTGCGTGGTGTAGTGAAGTTCCTGCTCGTGGCCGGTGCGCTGCTGGTTGACTTTGGTTCCGCGGAAAATCCCTGCTCCGGTGGACCGCCCGTCGATACG AAACCAGCCGAATGTTGCGCAACGCCGATGCTGGTCGACGGAACCATCATGATGGACTGCTACAAGCAGTACAGTGAGCAGACGAAGAAGCAGCTCCAGATGGACGGCATTCCGCGCGGATGT TGCATCGCCGAGTGTGCCATGAACGCGACCATGATGTACGCCGACGGAATGCTGAAGCGGGACGATCTGTCGAAAATGTTTATGGACGCCGTCAAGGACAAGCCGGAATGGATGGCGGTTGTGCGCGATGCCACCAACGCGTGTTTCGAGCTggcggagaagaagaaggacgAAATCGAAGCCGGGGCCAAGCTGGAGCCAGCCTTCGAGGGTGAGAAAATCTGTCACCCCGTTTCTGGCACGGTTCTGCGCTGCATGGGCATGATGATGTTTGCCCAGTGCCCGCCGACCGTTTTCAAGGAGAGcgaaaactgcaacaaactgcGCGAATACGGCAGCATGTGCCcgatgatttga
- the LOC128278323 gene encoding uncharacterized protein LOC128278323 — protein MKNLKSFIFVAAALTCGLVFGDNPCLKGPPVQKNAAECCATPSLVEPSAFMACHSKWIGQTKRQMAIGGIPRGCCVAECVMNQTGLYADGKIDREALTQLYLGSAKPLAPEWKQISLDTIDSCFKMADGMKDEIEAGAKLTPAFDGEQICHPISGTILACMGMTLFADCPPKLFTVNEDCQKLKSYHSKCPFL, from the exons ATGAAGAATTTAAAGTCTTTCATTTTTGTCGCAGCAGCTCTCACTTGTGGCCTGGTTTTCGGTGACAACCCGTGCCTGAAGGGACCACCTGTGCAGAAA AACGCAGCAGAATGTTGTGCCACACCGTCACTGGTAGAGCCGAGTGCCTTTATGGCGTGTCATTCGAAGTGGATCGGCCAAACGAAGCGTCAGATGGCGATCGGAGGCATACCGAGGGGTTGC TGTGTGGCTGAGTGCGTGATGAACCAAACCGGTCTCTACGCGGACGGTAAAATCGATCGCGAGGCACTGACGCAGCTGTACCTCGGCTCGGCCAAACCGCTGGCTCCGGAGTGGAAGCAGATATCGCTGGACACAATCGACAGTTGCTTCAAGATGGCGGACGGCATGAAGGACGAAATCGAGGCGGGCGCCAAGCTGACGCCGGCCTTCGACGGTGAACAGATTTGCCATCCCATCTCCGGCACGATCCTGGCCTGTATGGGAATGACACTGTTTGCCGACTGCCCACCGAAGCTGTTCACCGTTAACGAGGACTGCCAGAAGCTGAAGTCGTACCACAGCAAGTGTCCATTTTTGTGA
- the LOC128267364 gene encoding protein THEM6: MLCTVLGIVLGVLVALYGLFELHYFLRMCLCVVSARFLKKRMHILDTSSVVGLCLTNDIDTLLYHMNNARYLREVDFARVDFYERTSLYRTIRSKGGSVVQGATTIRYRRFIRPFTRFTISSKIVYWDDQSIFMEHRFLGANDGFIHCIALCRQRVIQCSVDDVMGTLLKSGPSLQAHGPAAPAKHSATSQTSSTEFLDKAENGTGSGVLAEPARLSKPDLPLEVSKWLEWNEISSASLRSEC; this comes from the exons ATGCTGTGCACCGTGCTGGGCATCGTGCTCGGCGTGCTGGTGGCCCTGTATGGCCTTTTTGAGCTGCACTACTTCCTGCGGATGTGCCTTTGCGTGGTCTCGGCGCGCTTTCTCAAGAAACGGATGCACATTCTGGACACGAGCAGCGTCGTCG GGCTCTGTCTAACGAACGACATCGACACGTTGCTGTACCACATGAACAATGCGCGCTACCTGCGCGAGGTGGACTTTGCTCGCGTCGACTTCTACGAGCGAACGTCCCTCTATCGGACCATCCGAAGCAAAGGAGGATCCGTCGTGCagggggccaccaccatccgctATCGGCGGTTCATACGTCCCTTCACACGCTTCACGATTAGTTCCAAG ATCGTGTACTGGGACGATCAGTCCATCTTCATGGAGCACCGGTTCCTCGGAGCGAACGATGGCTTCATCCACTGCATTGCCTTATGCCGGCAGCGCGTCATACAGTGCTCGGTGGATGACGTTATGGGTACCCTGCTCAAAAGCGGTCCCAGCTTGCAGGCCCACGGCCCGGCGGCGCCGGCAAAACATTCGGCGACGTCCCAAACCAGCTCGACCGAGTTTTTGGACAAGGCCGAAAACGGCACCGGATCCGGTGTGCTGGCGGAACCGGCACGTCTCTCGAAGCCGGACCTACCGCTCGAGGTGTCCAAGTGGCTCGAATGGAACGAGATCTCCAGCGCCAGCTTGCGGAGCGAATGCTGA
- the LOC128268088 gene encoding general odorant-binding protein 67-like, which produces MHPIAGKTLLVLCCSALLSAVVSGAPSSCTKLDLQTDPFSCCTIPKLLDLTVVSKCFEQFPIDAASDSSKGASGIPQTDCMSECILNSTSIYNARGVLNEKTLNSVFIDSLPQNSPWLSVVRGAVKDCLAKSSRQNKDFSKSVADQKKTTGSNGGRVCNPQASFLVDCIHTTVFSNCPTTLRSTTNECATIWTFLQNCPFSALRQ; this is translated from the exons ATGCATCCGATCGCCGGTAAGACTTTGCTGGTGCTCTGCTGCTCGGCGCTGCTCTCGGCCGTCGTGTCGGGCGCACCGAGCTCCTGCACCAAGCTGGACCTGCAGACGGATCCGTTCTCGTGCTGCACCATCCCGAAGCTGCTCGACCTGACCGTCGTCAGTAAGTGCTTCGAGCAGTTCCCCATCGATGCGGCCAGCGACAGCTCGAAAGGCGCCAGCGGCATCCCGCAAACCGAT TGCATGTCCGAGTGTATCCTGAACAGTACGTCGATCTACAATGCGCGGGGCGTGCTGAACGAGAAAACACTGAACAGTGTGTTTATCGATAGCCTACCCCAGAACAGCCCATGGCTGAGTGTGGTTCGAGGCGCGGTCAAGGACTGCCTGGCGAAGTCGTCCAGACAGAACAAGGACTTCAGCAAGTCGGTCGCCGACCAGAAGAAGACCACCGGCAGCAATGGCGGCCGGGTGTGCAATCCGCAGGCTAGCTTCCTGGTCGACTGTATCCACACGACCGTGTTCAGTAACTGCCCGACGACGCTGCGCTCGACCACGAACGAGTGTGCCACCATCTGGACGTTCCTGCAGAACTGTCCCTTCAGCGCCCTCCGTCAGTGA